A window of the Candidatus Microthrix parvicella Bio17-1 genome harbors these coding sequences:
- a CDS encoding S-layer homology domain-containing protein: MNRLVRVRLVAGWLLVMGVVAALGVPAGAQNSPPPDTPHAGDVASASCVAPAPHGFTDVPANSYYNVAVGWLVEAGITSGTVPGKYSPNSPVTRAQMALFLWHSADSPAPAGNHGFTDIPANSYYGDAVSWLVEAGITAGTSAGKYSPNRAVTRAQMAVFLWSAAGSPAPIGTHGFSDVVASSYYETAVTWLVEQQITSGTSPGKFSPSNPVTRAQMAVFLWHSACPIPAPTPPIAAGDLHSCALKHDAGTVSCWGSNTDGQLGDGTNANRSTPTTVPGLTGVTAITAGPYYSCALKQGGTVSCWGSNSSGQLGDGSTTDRLTPTPVPGLTDVTAITAGKWHACALKQGGTVSCWGYNYYGQLGDGSNWDRLTPTPVAGLADVTAITAGYVSSCALKRNGTTACWGANEHGQLGDGTITNRLTPTTVPGLTDVTAITAGKWHACALKQGGTVSCWGYNYDGQLGDGSTTDRLTPTPVTGLTDVTAITAGYVHSCALNDNGTAACWGDNSWGELGDSTTTDRLTPTPVTGLTDVTAITAGYVHSCALNDDGTAACWGDNSWGELGDGTTTSRLSPTQVLGF, translated from the coding sequence ATGAACCGTCTTGTGAGGGTCCGGCTGGTAGCGGGGTGGTTGTTGGTGATGGGGGTCGTGGCGGCCCTGGGGGTGCCCGCTGGTGCTCAGAACAGTCCGCCTCCCGATACTCCTCACGCCGGTGATGTTGCTTCGGCGTCGTGTGTGGCGCCTGCCCCGCACGGTTTTACCGATGTGCCCGCCAATTCGTATTACAACGTCGCGGTCGGCTGGCTGGTCGAGGCTGGGATCACCTCTGGCACCGTACCGGGCAAGTACTCACCGAACAGCCCGGTCACGCGTGCACAGATGGCGTTGTTCTTGTGGCATTCAGCCGATTCACCCGCCCCGGCCGGTAATCACGGGTTCACCGATATCCCTGCCAACAGTTACTATGGCGATGCGGTGTCGTGGCTGGTCGAGGCCGGGATCACCGCCGGCACCTCAGCGGGCAAGTACTCACCGAACAGAGCGGTCACGCGTGCACAGATGGCGGTGTTTTTGTGGAGCGCTGCCGGGTCACCCGCACCGATCGGAACCCACGGGTTCTCCGATGTTGTTGCAAGCAGTTATTATGAGACTGCGGTGACGTGGCTAGTCGAACAGCAGATCACCTCGGGGACATCACCCGGCAAATTTTCCCCTTCGAATCCGGTCACCCGAGCACAAATGGCGGTGTTCTTGTGGCATTCAGCCTGCCCAATCCCAGCGCCAACCCCACCCATTGCCGCCGGGGACCTCCATTCGTGCGCGCTCAAACACGACGCCGGTACCGTGTCCTGCTGGGGATCCAACACCGACGGGCAACTCGGCGACGGGACCAACGCCAACCGGTCGACGCCAACAACAGTGCCCGGGCTCACCGGCGTCACCGCCATCACAGCCGGGCCATACTATTCTTGTGCGCTCAAACAGGGCGGCACGGTTTCCTGCTGGGGAAGCAACTCCAGCGGGCAGTTGGGCGATGGCAGCACCACCGACCGGTTGACACCAACACCAGTGCCCGGGCTCACCGACGTCACCGCCATCACCGCCGGTAAATGGCACGCTTGCGCGCTCAAACAGGGCGGCACGGTTTCCTGCTGGGGATACAACTACTACGGCCAGCTGGGCGACGGGAGCAACTGGGACCGGTTGACACCGACACCAGTGGCCGGGCTCGCCGACGTCACCGCCATCACCGCCGGGTACGTCTCTTCGTGTGCTCTCAAACGAAACGGCACCACCGCCTGCTGGGGAGCCAACGAACACGGGCAGTTGGGCGACGGAACCATTACCAACAGGTTGACACCAACAACAGTGCCCGGGCTCACCGACGTCACCGCCATCACCGCCGGTAAATGGCACGCTTGCGCGCTCAAACAGGGCGGCACGGTTTCCTGCTGGGGATACAACTACGACGGCCAGCTGGGCGATGGCAGCACCACAGACCGGTTGACACCGACACCAGTGACCGGGCTCACCGACGTCACCGCAATCACCGCCGGGTACGTCCACTCGTGTGCGCTCAACGACAACGGCACCGCAGCCTGCTGGGGAGACAACAGCTGGGGGGAATTGGGCGATAGCACCACCACAGACCGGTTGACACCGACACCAGTGACCGGGCTCACCGACGTCACCGCGATCACCGCCGGGTACGTCCATTCGTGTGCGCTCAACGACGACGGCACCGCAGCCTGCTGGGGAGACAACAGCTGGGGGGAATTGGGCGATGGCACCACCACCAGCCGGTTGAGCCCGACACAGGTGTTGGGCTTCTAG
- a CDS encoding helix-turn-helix domain-containing protein, translating to MSSNADEVVAGRGENVSGQSAEFVVLNEAMFGPAIQEFRHRSATSQADLAERLDLHRSYLSALENGRSNAAMRAIMRACRELGLEVVVRPKTL from the coding sequence ATGTCATCGAACGCAGACGAAGTGGTGGCTGGCCGAGGCGAAAACGTCAGCGGTCAATCGGCGGAGTTCGTCGTCCTCAACGAGGCCATGTTCGGCCCCGCGATCCAAGAATTTCGTCATCGTTCAGCAACCAGCCAGGCTGACCTTGCCGAGCGCTTGGACCTTCATCGCAGCTACCTCTCAGCCTTGGAGAACGGCAGGTCCAACGCAGCCATGCGAGCGATCATGCGTGCCTGTCGTGAGCTTGGCCTCGAGGTTGTCGTACGCCCGAAGACGCTATGA
- a CDS encoding HipA domain-containing protein — MSGKLNVWWGQTLVATLAERRGRMSCTYTDPSMPMFSVAMPTRSAPYPDRFTRPFFHGLLPEGDARRIIAFDLGLGIGGGTDMDLLRALGRDCAGALVIAQGKPHPSALDGIAHGLSSEQIAQRLRDLPDHPLGADGLVRVSLPGVQPKLLLGRTSAGGWYLPAEGRPSTHLLKPAHRFLAGSIPNELLCQRFAAAADVSAATTEMMAFAGEPALVSTRFDREFDASGVSRRLHQEDACQALMVLTVDPRRKYQQGAGPPSLRGVAEVLDRWGDGPQRVRLLEQVVVNMVVGNADLHGKNLSLLHREGVVSLAPCYDVMSTTALSEDVSTGLGLFVGDATDINEVTMGDVAAEGVSWGLRPVSVDAVIGGLLDRMPDALEAAAATAMPPDGSFSEQLLDHIGGRLRRARTNWTTSLGRR, encoded by the coding sequence ATGAGCGGGAAGCTCAACGTGTGGTGGGGTCAGACCCTCGTCGCAACGCTCGCCGAACGGCGAGGGCGGATGAGCTGCACGTACACCGACCCTTCGATGCCGATGTTCTCGGTGGCGATGCCGACCCGTTCGGCGCCGTATCCCGACCGCTTTACCCGCCCGTTCTTTCACGGCCTCCTCCCCGAGGGGGACGCCCGTCGCATCATTGCGTTCGATCTCGGACTGGGCATCGGCGGTGGCACCGACATGGACCTGCTTCGTGCCCTCGGCCGTGACTGCGCCGGGGCGCTTGTCATCGCCCAAGGCAAGCCTCACCCGTCTGCTCTCGACGGTATCGCGCACGGTCTGAGCTCCGAGCAGATCGCGCAACGGCTTCGGGACCTTCCTGATCACCCACTCGGCGCCGACGGTCTGGTGCGGGTATCCCTGCCCGGGGTCCAGCCCAAACTGTTGCTCGGACGTACGTCAGCAGGGGGGTGGTACTTGCCGGCTGAGGGTCGGCCGTCGACTCATCTCCTCAAACCCGCTCACCGCTTCTTGGCAGGGTCGATCCCCAACGAGTTGCTCTGTCAGCGGTTCGCCGCAGCTGCGGATGTTTCGGCCGCAACCACCGAAATGATGGCCTTCGCCGGTGAGCCGGCGTTGGTGTCGACCCGCTTCGATCGGGAATTCGATGCTTCTGGAGTGTCACGGCGTCTCCATCAGGAGGACGCATGTCAGGCCCTGATGGTGCTGACGGTAGACCCTCGCCGGAAGTATCAACAGGGTGCGGGCCCGCCGTCCCTCCGCGGTGTCGCCGAGGTGCTCGACCGCTGGGGAGATGGTCCCCAACGCGTGCGCCTGCTGGAGCAGGTGGTCGTCAACATGGTGGTGGGTAACGCCGACCTGCACGGAAAGAACCTCTCGCTGCTGCATCGGGAGGGCGTGGTGTCGTTGGCGCCGTGCTATGACGTGATGAGCACCACGGCGCTGTCGGAGGACGTGTCGACCGGCCTCGGGCTCTTCGTTGGTGACGCCACCGACATCAACGAGGTGACCATGGGCGATGTTGCCGCCGAAGGGGTGTCCTGGGGCCTCCGGCCCGTCTCGGTCGATGCGGTCATCGGTGGGCTGCTCGACCGCATGCCCGACGCGCTGGAGGCAGCCGCCGCTACTGCGATGCCTCCGGACGGCTCGTTCTCGGAACAGCTGCTCGACCACATCGGTGGTCGGCTGCGTCGAGCGCGAACCAACTGGACGACGTCGCTCGGCCGGCGCTGA
- a CDS encoding sulfite exporter TauE/SafE family protein: MRGLLASPLGLLIGLSLGALGGGGSILAVPALVYGAGETAQVATSTSLLVVGAASFMGVGSHWRAGRVKWGHGLLFGITGLGGSYLGTAANQAVDPDVLLLAFSGVMVAAAVAMWRRRSSDDPTTTDQAVETPAVLATSTTSSASATATLPTATPASAAAVPLSSADREVHKVEHPDADAPESLSWAALPKVLLAGTAVGLMTGFFGVGGGFVIVPALVLTMGFSMPDAVGTSLVVIAINSAMALGLRAGTLDIHWGDALPFLVLAIIGTVLGKRIADRVPASKLTTGFVALLIALAAYTAISSISQLV; this comes from the coding sequence ATGCGCGGCCTGCTCGCCAGCCCCCTCGGCCTGCTGATCGGGCTCAGCCTGGGCGCTCTCGGAGGCGGCGGCTCGATCCTGGCCGTCCCCGCCCTGGTGTACGGGGCCGGCGAGACCGCTCAGGTGGCCACCAGCACCAGCCTGCTCGTGGTTGGTGCCGCATCGTTCATGGGCGTCGGGTCTCACTGGCGGGCCGGACGGGTGAAGTGGGGTCATGGACTGCTGTTCGGGATCACCGGCCTGGGCGGCAGCTACCTGGGTACCGCCGCCAACCAGGCGGTCGACCCCGACGTGCTGCTGCTCGCGTTCAGCGGCGTCATGGTGGCAGCGGCAGTCGCCATGTGGCGCCGCAGGTCGAGCGACGACCCCACGACGACCGACCAGGCCGTCGAAACCCCCGCGGTTCTGGCGACGTCGACGACGTCCAGCGCGTCCGCGACCGCCACGCTTCCGACTGCCACCCCCGCATCGGCCGCTGCGGTGCCTTTGTCAAGCGCCGACCGCGAGGTTCACAAGGTCGAGCATCCAGATGCCGACGCCCCCGAGAGCCTCAGCTGGGCAGCACTTCCCAAGGTGTTGCTCGCCGGCACGGCCGTCGGCCTCATGACCGGCTTCTTCGGCGTTGGTGGCGGCTTCGTCATCGTCCCCGCACTCGTGCTCACGATGGGGTTCTCGATGCCCGACGCAGTGGGCACTTCGCTGGTGGTGATCGCCATCAACTCTGCGATGGCGCTGGGCCTGCGGGCCGGCACCCTCGACATTCACTGGGGTGACGCCCTGCCGTTCCTCGTGCTGGCCATCATCGGCACCGTGCTGGGCAAGCGCATCGCCGACCGGGTGCCCGCCTCCAAGCTGACCACCGGGTTTGTGGCGCTCCTGATCGCCCTCGCCGCTTACACGGCGATCAGTTCGATCTCACAGCTGGTGTAA
- a CDS encoding rhodanese-like domain-containing protein, whose translation MTSPTLTNPAPSTTESAAHFTGEFETAHIPGSYNVPLNLLGEHADEIRSHLDVPVVIICRSGNRAAQANRTLAGAGMSSTHILEGGLMGWDNGSRPLQRGEARWDIERQVRMVAELTGRD comes from the coding sequence ATGACCTCCCCCACACTCACCAACCCTGCCCCGAGTACGACGGAGTCGGCGGCCCACTTCACCGGCGAGTTTGAGACGGCCCACATCCCCGGCAGCTACAACGTGCCGCTCAACCTGCTCGGCGAGCACGCCGACGAGATCCGCTCGCACCTCGACGTGCCGGTGGTGATCATCTGCCGGTCGGGAAACCGCGCGGCACAGGCCAACCGCACGCTCGCCGGTGCCGGAATGTCCAGCACCCACATCCTTGAGGGCGGGCTCATGGGATGGGACAACGGCTCACGGCCGTTGCAACGCGGTGAGGCCCGCTGGGACATCGAGCGCCAGGTGCGCATGGTGGCCGAGCTCACCGGGCGGGACTGA
- a CDS encoding MBL fold metallo-hydrolase codes for MLFTQYYLDCLSQASYLVGDPLAGVAAVVDPRRDIDEYLADAAEAGVEIKYVIETHVHADFLSGHLEMADATGAEIIYGEAADTEFPIRRVTDGERISLGDVTLEFRATPGHTPESISVVVYEHADDATPYGVLTGDTLFIGDVGRPDLLSSVGVTAEELGGQLYDSLRNKIMPLPDETRVFPAHGAGSACGKNLSTETSSTLGEQRQSNYALAPMTKERFVELVTEGQPAAPAYFFFDAVANRSERELLDTDPPAAFDLDEVLDAQRNGAVVIDVRDSLDFAQGHLAGSLNVGLDGRYAEYAGTAVAPDADIVLITDAGQAAEANLRLGRIGFDNVIGVLEGPEVTFVARPEVTQRSSRLTATAFDQARAANESVQVIDVRNPGETAIGSIPGAMAIPLAQLQDRLDEIDLHQPIVVHCAGGYRSSLGASWLRSHGATDVSDLLGGFDAWSAVQANA; via the coding sequence ATGTTGTTCACCCAGTACTACCTCGACTGCCTCTCACAGGCGAGCTACCTGGTCGGCGACCCCCTGGCCGGGGTTGCTGCCGTGGTCGACCCCCGGCGGGACATCGACGAATACCTGGCCGACGCGGCAGAGGCCGGGGTTGAGATCAAGTACGTCATCGAGACCCACGTTCACGCCGACTTCCTGTCGGGCCACCTGGAGATGGCGGATGCGACCGGCGCCGAGATCATCTACGGCGAGGCCGCCGACACCGAGTTCCCTATCCGCCGAGTGACCGACGGCGAGCGCATCTCCCTCGGCGACGTCACGCTGGAGTTTCGGGCCACGCCGGGCCACACGCCCGAATCAATCTCGGTGGTCGTCTACGAGCATGCGGACGATGCGACGCCCTATGGCGTCCTGACGGGCGACACGCTGTTCATCGGCGACGTCGGACGCCCCGACCTGCTCAGCTCGGTCGGCGTGACGGCCGAGGAACTGGGTGGTCAGCTCTACGACTCGCTGCGCAACAAGATCATGCCGCTACCCGACGAGACCCGCGTGTTTCCGGCACACGGCGCCGGTTCGGCCTGTGGCAAGAACCTGTCCACCGAGACCAGCTCCACACTGGGCGAGCAGCGCCAGAGCAACTACGCCCTCGCACCGATGACCAAGGAGCGCTTCGTCGAGTTGGTCACCGAGGGCCAGCCCGCAGCGCCCGCCTATTTCTTCTTCGACGCCGTGGCCAACCGATCCGAGCGCGAGCTGCTCGACACCGACCCTCCCGCGGCGTTCGACCTCGACGAGGTACTCGATGCCCAGCGCAACGGCGCGGTGGTCATCGACGTCCGCGACTCCCTGGACTTCGCCCAGGGCCACCTGGCCGGCTCGCTCAACGTCGGCCTGGACGGTCGCTACGCGGAGTACGCAGGAACGGCTGTCGCCCCGGACGCCGACATCGTGTTGATCACCGACGCAGGCCAGGCGGCCGAAGCGAACCTGCGCCTGGGACGCATCGGCTTCGACAACGTGATCGGCGTGCTCGAGGGCCCGGAGGTGACGTTTGTCGCTCGGCCCGAGGTGACCCAGCGATCCTCGCGGCTGACCGCAACGGCGTTTGACCAGGCACGCGCGGCCAATGAGAGCGTGCAGGTCATCGACGTGCGCAACCCGGGCGAAACCGCCATCGGCTCGATCCCGGGAGCGATGGCCATTCCCCTGGCCCAACTCCAAGACCGTCTGGACGAGATCGACCTGCACCAGCCGATCGTCGTGCACTGCGCCGGCGGCTACCGCTCCTCGCTGGGTGCCAGCTGGTTGCGGTCGCACGGCGCAACCGACGTCTCCGATCTGCTCGGTGGATTCGACGCCTGGTCAGCCGTTCAGGCCAACGCCTGA
- a CDS encoding GntR family transcriptional regulator: protein MLTPVDRSSPMPLWSQVCDDLRRRLNANEFSGHFPGDGELMEGYKVSRHTVREAVRRLSDDGLVVRERGRGTRVISPGIEQPLGTLYSLYRSIEAQGYEQHSVVRVLDERTDAEATGVLGLADDEPMVYLERLRRAGDRALALDCSWLPASLARPLLNCDFSRTALYGELAERTGVQPCSGWERIHPELPTTEQRSALGIRAKQPVFAIERVTYGPDRQHPIEWRHSIVRGDMFAFVARWDSRDASGASGAMEAEVLA from the coding sequence GTGCTCACCCCCGTCGATCGATCCAGCCCGATGCCGTTGTGGAGCCAGGTGTGCGATGACCTGCGTCGTCGGCTGAACGCCAACGAGTTCTCGGGCCACTTCCCCGGTGACGGCGAGTTGATGGAGGGCTACAAGGTCAGCCGGCACACCGTCCGTGAAGCGGTGCGGCGCCTCAGCGATGATGGCCTGGTTGTTCGGGAGCGGGGGCGCGGCACCCGGGTGATCTCGCCGGGCATCGAACAGCCGCTGGGCACGCTGTACTCGCTGTACCGCTCGATCGAGGCGCAGGGCTATGAGCAGCACAGTGTTGTTCGTGTGCTCGACGAGCGAACCGACGCCGAGGCGACCGGGGTGCTTGGCCTCGCCGACGACGAGCCGATGGTGTACCTCGAACGGTTGCGGCGGGCGGGTGATCGCGCCCTGGCACTCGACTGCTCGTGGCTACCGGCGTCGCTCGCCCGTCCGCTCCTCAACTGCGACTTCAGCCGCACCGCTCTCTACGGGGAGCTGGCCGAACGCACCGGCGTGCAGCCGTGTTCGGGCTGGGAGCGCATCCATCCGGAGCTGCCAACAACGGAGCAGCGCAGCGCGCTGGGTATCCGGGCCAAACAGCCGGTGTTCGCCATCGAGCGGGTCACCTACGGCCCCGACCGGCAGCACCCGATCGAGTGGCGCCACAGCATCGTGCGGGGGGACATGTTTGCCTTCGTGGCACGCTGGGACTCACGGGACGCCTCCGGGGCGTCGGGTGCCATGGAGGCGGAGGTTTTGGCGTAG
- a CDS encoding DUF6636 domain-containing protein: MTTPRSHVLNVVMAAAVLLLLTAGSACSTSPPPQGPVAFQSPSGRITCQMYDGADCMVNPNSWKLPPRPKWCDYDWGASVEVTTKAHLTCRGDANNPGSVLAYGRSTQRGNFVCLSERSGMTCVNKKNGHGFKVNRASYQLF, encoded by the coding sequence ATGACTACACCGCGTTCACACGTGCTCAACGTGGTGATGGCCGCTGCCGTCCTGCTGCTTCTCACCGCCGGGTCCGCCTGCAGCACCTCGCCACCGCCGCAGGGACCCGTGGCGTTTCAATCGCCAAGTGGCAGGATCACATGCCAGATGTATGACGGCGCAGACTGCATGGTGAACCCCAACTCCTGGAAGCTCCCGCCGCGACCGAAATGGTGCGACTACGACTGGGGCGCATCGGTTGAGGTCACCACGAAGGCTCACCTGACGTGCAGGGGGGACGCCAACAACCCGGGTTCGGTCCTCGCCTACGGGCGCAGCACACAACGCGGGAATTTTGTCTGCCTCAGTGAGAGGAGCGGCATGACCTGCGTCAACAAGAAGAACGGCCACGGGTTCAAGGTCAACCGAGCCTCGTACCAACTGTTCTGA
- a CDS encoding nuclear transport factor 2 family protein, with protein sequence MGASTIHQTIDRWHAYLRGDDPDGLDALLADDVVFYSPIVYTPQEGKAVTALYLAAAKQTLPGTGATGDGTTGPGTAFRYIKQVLADDTAVLEFETSVEGTYVNGVDIIRIDDEGRIVEFRVMLRPLKAINLVHRQMGEALEALTAGE encoded by the coding sequence ATGGGAGCCTCCACGATTCACCAGACCATCGACCGCTGGCACGCCTACCTGCGGGGCGATGACCCCGACGGCCTCGACGCCCTACTGGCCGACGATGTCGTTTTCTACTCACCCATCGTCTACACACCTCAGGAGGGCAAGGCGGTGACCGCCCTCTACCTGGCTGCGGCCAAGCAGACGTTGCCGGGCACCGGGGCCACCGGCGACGGAACGACCGGCCCGGGGACGGCGTTCCGCTATATCAAGCAGGTGCTGGCCGACGACACGGCGGTGCTCGAGTTCGAGACCTCGGTGGAGGGCACCTACGTCAACGGCGTCGACATCATCCGCATCGACGACGAGGGCCGCATCGTCGAGTTCCGGGTGATGCTGCGGCCCCTCAAGGCCATCAACCTGGTTCACCGCCAGATGGGCGAGGCGCTTGAGGCGCTCACCGCAGGCGAGTAG
- a CDS encoding LLM class F420-dependent oxidoreductase — MKLSMTLNYSGDPRAAAAEAADLERAGIDVGWVAELYSFDAVSILGYLAAKTETMELGSSILPIYSRTPTLTAMTAAGLDAVSEGRFILGIGASGPQVIEGWHGVPYDRPIGRQRELIDICRKVWRREVVTHDGPSYHLPLPADQGTGLGKPLKLINHPKRADIPVYIASLGPKNVEVTAEIANGWIPVFFHPDKADSVWGDPIAAGLAKRDASLPPMEVVAGGALSICDEATAARIRDLGRFMTALYVGGMGAKDKNFYNNIFCAYGYEAEAEQIQDLYLAGRKDEAMAAVPQEFLDATAMVGDEGRVRERIEAYRAAGVTRLQVQPMGDNQLQLIEKVKGWIS; from the coding sequence ATGAAGCTTTCGATGACGCTCAACTACTCCGGCGATCCCCGGGCGGCTGCGGCAGAGGCCGCCGATCTGGAACGAGCCGGTATCGACGTGGGCTGGGTCGCCGAGCTGTACAGCTTCGACGCCGTGTCCATTCTGGGCTACCTGGCGGCGAAGACCGAGACGATGGAGCTGGGCTCGTCCATCCTGCCCATCTACAGCCGCACTCCAACGTTGACCGCCATGACTGCGGCCGGGCTGGACGCCGTGTCGGAGGGCAGGTTCATCCTGGGCATCGGGGCATCTGGCCCCCAGGTGATCGAGGGCTGGCACGGCGTGCCCTACGACCGGCCCATCGGGCGCCAGCGCGAGCTGATCGACATCTGTCGCAAGGTGTGGCGCCGCGAGGTGGTCACCCACGACGGTCCCAGCTATCACCTGCCGCTGCCTGCGGACCAGGGCACCGGCCTGGGCAAACCGCTGAAGCTGATCAACCACCCCAAGCGTGCCGACATCCCGGTGTACATCGCCTCGCTGGGACCTAAGAACGTGGAGGTCACCGCGGAGATCGCCAACGGCTGGATTCCGGTGTTCTTCCACCCTGACAAGGCCGACTCGGTGTGGGGGGATCCGATCGCCGCCGGTCTGGCCAAGCGGGACGCGTCGCTGCCCCCGATGGAGGTTGTGGCCGGTGGGGCCCTCTCCATCTGCGACGAGGCGACCGCCGCCCGGATCCGCGATCTCGGCAGGTTCATGACGGCGCTCTACGTGGGCGGAATGGGCGCCAAAGACAAGAACTTCTACAACAACATCTTTTGCGCCTACGGCTACGAGGCAGAGGCGGAACAGATCCAGGACCTCTACCTTGCCGGTAGGAAGGATGAGGCCATGGCGGCGGTTCCTCAGGAGTTTCTCGATGCCACGGCCATGGTGGGTGATGAGGGCCGGGTGCGAGAGCGCATCGAGGCCTACCGGGCCGCCGGGGTCACCCGCCTCCAGGTGCAACCGATGGGCGACAATCAGCTCCAACTGATCGAGAAGGTCAAAGGCTGGATCAGCTGA
- the pgi gene encoding glucose-6-phosphate isomerase, giving the protein MASRRFFGSNEPDDYFSWDDLPEPDLQVDVTTTREWDALTEAFEDVRGLHLRALMALDGRREAMTCEVGDLYLDFTRHRATPVLLDALVAVAERAGVAERRDEMFSGEHINSTEDRAVGHVALRCPESARFSIDDDDVVPEVHRVLAAMADLTERVHSGDWVGATGEPIRTIINVGIGGSDLGPEMAYRALRRYRRDGIECRFVSNVDPAGIAAAIDGADPATTLVVVVSKTFTTDETLTNAHTLKEWIRAGVAPPAGGDDGTNGDDPIGEDEAVDDDNDGPDDEAWVAQHFVAVSTNAEAVAAFGIDVDNMFRFWDWVGGRYSVWSAVGLSLMLAVGEDHFRQMLAGGHEVDEHFRTQPLRQNAPVLTGLLRVLYRDLYGFPTHAVLPYAADLGRFPAYLQQLDMESNGKRVRLDGSPATLRTGAIVWGQPGTNGQHAFYQLLHQGTSIVPVDLIAFSESADDSGDHQRKLLANALAQGRALAEGRSADEAIEAGVPEAQVAHRTFPGNRPSTTILAGELTPGVLGQLIALYEHSVFTQGAIWGINSFDQWGVELGKELAADVLEELESDEAQDAPEGAARWVLDHPHD; this is encoded by the coding sequence GTGGCATCTCGCAGATTCTTCGGCTCAAACGAACCCGACGACTACTTCTCATGGGACGATCTCCCCGAACCCGACCTGCAGGTTGACGTCACCACCACACGCGAATGGGACGCGCTGACCGAGGCCTTCGAGGACGTGCGCGGGCTGCACCTGCGGGCGCTGATGGCCCTCGACGGTCGGCGTGAGGCCATGACCTGTGAGGTGGGCGATCTGTACCTCGACTTCACTCGTCACCGAGCCACCCCGGTGTTGCTCGATGCGTTGGTGGCTGTGGCCGAGCGGGCAGGCGTGGCGGAGCGGCGCGACGAAATGTTCTCCGGCGAACACATCAACTCAACCGAGGACCGGGCTGTTGGGCACGTGGCGCTGCGCTGCCCCGAGAGTGCCCGTTTTTCGATCGACGACGACGATGTGGTGCCCGAGGTGCATCGGGTGCTCGCCGCCATGGCCGACCTCACCGAACGGGTGCACTCGGGCGATTGGGTTGGCGCCACCGGCGAACCGATCCGCACCATCATCAACGTTGGCATAGGTGGCTCGGACCTGGGCCCCGAGATGGCCTACCGGGCGCTTCGGCGCTACCGGCGCGACGGCATCGAGTGCCGGTTTGTGTCCAACGTCGATCCTGCCGGTATCGCCGCCGCCATCGACGGGGCCGATCCGGCCACCACCCTGGTGGTCGTCGTGTCGAAGACCTTCACCACCGACGAAACCCTCACCAACGCTCACACCTTGAAGGAATGGATCCGTGCCGGTGTGGCCCCACCTGCCGGTGGCGACGATGGCACCAACGGTGACGATCCCATCGGCGAGGATGAAGCCGTCGATGATGACAACGACGGGCCCGATGATGAGGCCTGGGTGGCGCAGCACTTCGTGGCGGTGTCCACCAATGCGGAGGCGGTGGCGGCCTTCGGCATCGACGTCGACAACATGTTTCGCTTCTGGGATTGGGTGGGCGGCCGCTACTCGGTGTGGTCGGCTGTGGGCCTCAGCCTGATGCTGGCCGTCGGCGAAGATCACTTCCGTCAGATGCTGGCCGGCGGCCACGAGGTGGACGAGCACTTCCGCACCCAGCCGCTGCGTCAGAACGCTCCGGTGCTCACCGGCCTGTTGCGGGTGCTCTACCGCGACCTCTACGGGTTTCCCACCCATGCGGTGTTGCCCTACGCCGCGGATTTGGGCCGGTTTCCCGCCTACCTCCAGCAGCTCGACATGGAGTCCAACGGCAAGCGGGTACGGCTGGATGGGTCACCGGCCACGTTGCGCACCGGGGCGATCGTGTGGGGCCAGCCCGGCACCAACGGACAACACGCCTTCTATCAACTGCTCCATCAGGGCACCTCGATCGTGCCGGTCGACCTGATCGCATTCAGCGAGTCGGCCGACGACTCGGGCGATCACCAGCGCAAGCTTTTGGCCAACGCCCTTGCCCAGGGGCGGGCGCTGGCCGAGGGCCGATCCGCGGACGAGGCGATTGAGGCCGGAGTTCCGGAGGCGCAGGTGGCCCACCGGACGTTCCCGGGCAACCGACCCAGCACCACCATCTTGGCGGGCGAACTCACCCCGGGTGTGCTCGGTCAGCTCATCGCGCTGTACGAGCACAGCGTGTTCACCCAGGGCGCGATCTGGGGCATCAACAGCTTCGACCAGTGGGGGGTGGAGTTGGGCAAGGAGTTGGCCGCCGACGTGCTGGAGGAGCTCGAATCGGACGAGGCCCAGGACGCGCCCGAGGGTGCCGCCCGTTGGGTGCTCGACCATCCTCACGACTGA